A genomic segment from Parolsenella catena encodes:
- the upp gene encoding uracil phosphoribosyltransferase produces the protein MANVNNLGLTLEQLARLTVVDHPLVQHKLSILRDEQTGTKQFRDLVRELALFEGYEATRDFELEPVQVKTPLEECTCQHLAGKKVAIVPILRAGLGMVDGILDLIPAARVGHVGMERDPKTHEPHEYYCKLPPDVEQRTCLIVDPMLATGGSATAAIQYLRDAGVRDIRLLVLVAAPEGVRAVLDFDPDVRLYTCALDRELNGSAYILPGLGDAGDRIFGTR, from the coding sequence ATGGCAAACGTCAACAACCTAGGGCTGACGCTCGAGCAGCTCGCCCGCCTCACGGTGGTCGACCACCCGCTCGTGCAGCACAAGCTCTCTATCTTGCGAGACGAGCAGACCGGCACAAAGCAGTTCCGCGACCTCGTTCGCGAGCTCGCGCTGTTCGAGGGCTACGAGGCCACCCGCGACTTCGAGCTCGAGCCCGTGCAGGTCAAGACGCCGCTCGAAGAGTGCACCTGCCAGCACCTTGCCGGCAAGAAGGTCGCCATCGTCCCCATCCTCCGTGCCGGCCTCGGCATGGTGGACGGAATCCTCGACCTCATCCCGGCCGCCCGCGTGGGCCACGTCGGCATGGAGCGCGACCCCAAGACCCACGAGCCACACGAGTACTACTGCAAGCTTCCGCCCGACGTCGAGCAGCGCACCTGCCTCATCGTTGACCCGATGCTCGCCACCGGCGGCTCGGCAACCGCGGCAATCCAGTACCTGCGAGATGCCGGCGTGCGTGACATCCGCCTGCTCGTTCTCGTGGCCGCGCCCGAGGGCGTCCGCGCCGTGCTCGATTTTGACCCAGACGTGCGTCTCTACACGTGCGCGCTCGATCGCGAGCTCAACGGCAGCGCCTATATCCTGCCTGGTCTTGGCGACGCCGGCGATCGCATCTTCGGCACGAGGTAG
- the rpiB gene encoding ribose 5-phosphate isomerase B, with product MRIVVASDHAGFCQKDVICDFVRGLGHEVEDLGPETADRVDYPDFADKVARRVSEGTADRGILICGTGIGMAMTADKVPGVRATVVQTNKFAELCREHNDCNVICLSGRFTAPMDNCEFVKTFLTTEFGGGRHTQRVAKMMAEDERK from the coding sequence ATGCGCATCGTCGTCGCTTCCGATCACGCTGGCTTCTGCCAGAAGGACGTCATCTGCGACTTCGTCCGTGGCCTCGGCCACGAGGTCGAGGACCTCGGTCCCGAGACGGCCGACCGCGTCGACTACCCCGACTTTGCCGACAAGGTCGCCCGCCGCGTCTCCGAGGGCACCGCGGACCGCGGCATCCTCATCTGCGGCACGGGTATCGGCATGGCCATGACGGCCGACAAGGTGCCCGGCGTGCGTGCCACCGTCGTGCAGACGAACAAGTTCGCCGAGCTGTGCCGCGAGCACAACGACTGCAACGTCATCTGCCTGTCCGGCCGCTTCACGGCTCCGATGGACAACTGCGAGTTCGTGAAGACGTTCCTCACCACGGAGTTCGGCGGTGGCCGCCACACGCAGCGCGTCGCCAAGATGATGGCCGAGGACGAGCGCAAGTAG